Genomic window (Streptomyces liliiviolaceus):
ACCTCGATCACCTGCCCGCCGACGTACGCCGACCGGGGCGAGAGCAGGAACCGGAACGTCGACTCCGCGGCGCGCGCGTCCGTGAGCCGTACGAGGTTCACGGTCCTGCCCCGCCCGATCTCCTTGCCGAGGGACCGTACGAACCCTTCGAGGCCCTGCTGCACGGCGGCCTGGTGGTGGTCGGTGGGGTCCGGGGGCGAGCCGAGCACGACGATCCGCCCGCTGTCGGCGACCGACCGGACGACGGGGTGGAGCGCCGCGTGGACCTCGGAGAGGGTGTCGACGTCACGGACACCGGTGGCGTCGAGGACGACGGCGACCGGGTTCTCCGTGCTCAGGTCCAGCGCCGAGCCGGCCGGTACGAGGTCCAGGTCCAGCCCCGCGAGGGCGAGGACGGGTGCTAGGTCGAGGTCGGACTTGCCCGCCGTGAGATGCAGCAACCGGCCCTGCAGGGAGGGTTGTTCGGCGCTCCATCGCCTCAGCCGCGCCGGCTGGGGCAGGCCGAGCCGCCGGGTCAGGAAGCGGCCGGGCGAGGTGCCGGTGAGGCTCAGATAGCGGTCGGCCATGGTTCAGCTCCCAGCTCGGTCGGATGCGCTCGGGCGCAGGCTCGCGCGGGCGCCCACCCCATGCTTACTCTGGAGTAAGGTTACCCGAGGTAATGCTACGTCACCGTGAGGGAGCAGGTCGAGATGAGCCCCGTCGAACCCCGTCGCGAGCCCCGGCCGCTCCGCGCCGTCGGCCCCGCACCCGCATCCGGATCCGTCCCCGCAGCCGGATCCGGACCTGTCCCCGCACCTGGCCCCGCCCCCGCCTCCGCCGTCGGCCCCCTCCGTATGCCGGAGCCGCGCCGCGTCGCGGTCGTCGGCGGTACGCGCATCCCCTTCGCCCGCTCCGACGGCCCGTACGCCACCGCCTCGAACCAGGAGATGCTGGCTGCGGCCCTCGACGGTCTCGTGGACCGTTTCGGGCTCGAAGAGCCGGGCGCGGTGGGGGAGTTGGTGGCCGGCGCCGTTCTCAAGCACAGCCGCGACTTCAACCTCGCGCGCGAGACCGTGCTCGGTTCACGGCTCGACGCCCGCACCCCCGCGTACGACATCCAGCAGGCCTGCGGCACCGGCCTCCAGGCCGTCGTCGCGGCGGCCAACAAGATCATGCTCGGGCAGACCGAGTCCGCCGTCGCGGGCGGCGCGGACACGGCCAGCGACGCCCCGCTCGGCGTCAACGACCAGCTGCGGCGCATCCTCCTGGAGGTCCGGCGCGCGAAGTCGGCGGGCGCCCGGCTGAAGGCGCTCGCCCGCGTCCGCCCCGGCCACCTGGTCCCGGAGATCCCGCGCAACGCGGAGCCGCGTACCGGACTGTCGATGGGGGAGCACGCGGCGGTCACCGCCCGGACGTTGGCCGTCACGCGCGAGGCGCAGGACGAACTGGCGGCGGCCAGCCACCAGCGGCTCGCCGCCGCCTACGAACGCGGCTTCTTCGACGACCTGGTCGTGCCCTTCCGCGGGCTGGCGCGCGACCAGAACCTCCGGCCCGGCTCGACGGTCGCCAAACTGGCCACCCTGAAGCCCGTGTTCGGTGTCCAGGGCCCCGACCCCACCATGACGGCCGGTAATTCGACGCCCCTGACCGACGGCGCCGCCACCGTGCTCCTCGCGAGCGACG
Coding sequences:
- a CDS encoding acetyl-CoA C-acetyltransferase — its product is MPEPRRVAVVGGTRIPFARSDGPYATASNQEMLAAALDGLVDRFGLEEPGAVGELVAGAVLKHSRDFNLARETVLGSRLDARTPAYDIQQACGTGLQAVVAAANKIMLGQTESAVAGGADTASDAPLGVNDQLRRILLEVRRAKSAGARLKALARVRPGHLVPEIPRNAEPRTGLSMGEHAAVTARTLAVTREAQDELAAASHQRLAAAYERGFFDDLVVPFRGLARDQNLRPGSTVAKLATLKPVFGVQGPDPTMTAGNSTPLTDGAATVLLASDAWAAGRGLTPLAYLTAYETAAVDFVAGDVAGGADGLLMAPAHAVPRMLERVGLGLDDFDFVEVHEAFASQVLATLAAWEKQGLGQVDRARLNVAGSSLATGHPFAATGARIVATLAKLLAERQGPGRGLISICAAGGQGVTAILERP